The Candidatus Koribacter versatilis Ellin345 genome has a segment encoding these proteins:
- a CDS encoding pyridoxal-phosphate-dependent aminotransferase family protein, translating to MLHKNRLYTPGPTQLLPSAQFAMAAATMHHRTADFRDLYVRTLADLKSFIGTQNDVILMACSGSGAMEASVSNLTSPGDKVLVLTAGKFGERWSSLAKAYGVKTEVVSAPYGETWTLDAVKEKLDGVSVVYMQGTETSTGVRHDVEGVAKLLKGTDTLLVVDAITGLGTTHFDVDGWGVDVIIGGSQKAVMIPPGLAFLSVSERAWKKMDATKNPRFYFDLRKERKSAAKGESAYTPATSLIAGLGAALDFIRGMGNGNLSDGRHALVENAETAAAMTRAAAEALGLTMFAKHSPAAAVSAINAPAGVDSGAIVKGFRNQFGAVVANGQGDEMKGKIFRVAHLGYYDYLDTIAIVGALEHVLASISKPAHVEFGPGLRAAQFVYAQRATFAAATV from the coding sequence ATGCTTCATAAGAACCGGCTGTACACGCCGGGGCCGACCCAACTTCTGCCCTCGGCGCAGTTCGCCATGGCGGCGGCTACCATGCATCACCGTACCGCCGACTTCCGTGACCTCTACGTACGCACTCTTGCCGACCTGAAATCGTTTATCGGGACCCAGAATGACGTCATTCTCATGGCCTGCTCCGGTAGCGGCGCCATGGAGGCCTCGGTTTCGAACCTCACTTCACCCGGCGACAAAGTTCTCGTGCTCACTGCCGGAAAGTTCGGTGAACGCTGGAGCAGCCTCGCGAAAGCTTACGGCGTAAAAACTGAAGTCGTAAGCGCGCCCTACGGTGAAACCTGGACGCTGGATGCCGTCAAAGAAAAGCTCGACGGCGTCAGCGTGGTTTACATGCAGGGCACCGAGACCTCAACCGGCGTACGCCATGACGTCGAAGGCGTAGCCAAGCTGTTGAAGGGCACCGACACGCTGCTCGTCGTGGACGCCATCACCGGCCTCGGCACCACCCACTTCGACGTGGATGGCTGGGGCGTGGACGTGATCATCGGTGGCTCGCAAAAAGCTGTCATGATCCCGCCAGGATTGGCTTTCCTCTCTGTCAGCGAGCGCGCTTGGAAGAAGATGGACGCGACGAAGAACCCGCGCTTCTACTTCGACTTGCGCAAAGAACGGAAGTCGGCGGCAAAGGGCGAATCGGCCTACACACCGGCGACGTCGTTGATCGCGGGACTCGGCGCAGCTTTGGACTTCATCCGCGGCATGGGCAACGGTAATTTGTCTGACGGTCGCCATGCGTTGGTGGAGAACGCCGAAACCGCGGCGGCCATGACTCGCGCCGCAGCCGAAGCTCTCGGGCTCACGATGTTTGCGAAGCACTCGCCGGCAGCGGCAGTGTCGGCCATCAACGCCCCCGCGGGCGTGGATTCCGGCGCCATCGTGAAGGGTTTCCGCAACCAGTTCGGCGCGGTGGTCGCAAACGGTCAGGGTGACGAGATGAAGGGCAAAATCTTCCGCGTCGCGCACCTCGGCTATTACGACTACCTCGACACCATCGCAATCGTGGGCGCACTCGAGCATGTGCTGGCTTCGATCTCGAAGCCCGCGCACGTTGAGTTTGGACCCGGCCTGCGTGCCGCGCAGTTCGTTTACGCACAGCGCGCAACGTTTGCCGCTGCTACGGTGTAA
- the serA gene encoding phosphoglycerate dehydrogenase — protein sequence MKIVVAEKIAKAAIDLFKQDPTWNVVTPDQVAQKEQLLEQLKGADALIVRSAVFVDAAMLEHADQLRVIGRAGVGVDNIELEAATRKGIAVMNTPGANAIAVAEHTIGLMLALARFIPRATETMHAGKWEKKSLQGTELRGKTLGIVGLGRIGLEVARRAASFGMTLVAHDPYVSPAIAHDAKIRLADRDEVLAVADYITLHVGLTPQTANMINATTLATMKKGVRIVNCARGELIDDAALAEAVKSGHVGGAALDVFTEEPLKASPYHGVPNVILTPHIGGSTAEAQDAVGVQIAHQVRDYLQRGVVQNAVNMPSLTEQEYVALEPFITLGERLGSLLAQLAESRFEEIGIRYTGPLADWKTELIRNASIKGILQHTTDESVNVINANSVAETRGIRVHESKKEHPSSGAAANVLGLTVTTPKGTLSVRGTVLHGNSPRLLSFDNIDVEAPLEGTLLVIRNRDIPGVVGRVGTILGEHEVNIANFALGRPSGNSGGNAIAAVQVDGPLKEPVLQQLRQQKAILAANVVQF from the coding sequence TTGAAAATCGTTGTCGCCGAAAAAATTGCCAAAGCCGCCATTGATCTGTTCAAGCAGGATCCCACGTGGAACGTGGTGACTCCCGACCAGGTCGCCCAGAAAGAACAACTTCTCGAACAGCTCAAGGGCGCCGATGCCCTCATCGTCCGCTCGGCCGTCTTCGTGGACGCCGCCATGCTTGAGCACGCCGACCAGCTCCGCGTCATCGGACGCGCCGGCGTTGGCGTCGACAACATCGAGCTTGAAGCCGCTACCCGCAAGGGCATCGCCGTGATGAACACCCCCGGCGCCAATGCCATCGCCGTCGCTGAGCACACCATCGGCCTCATGCTCGCGCTCGCCCGCTTCATCCCCCGCGCCACCGAAACCATGCACGCCGGAAAGTGGGAAAAGAAGTCGTTGCAAGGCACCGAGCTGCGCGGCAAAACCCTCGGTATCGTCGGTCTCGGACGCATCGGCCTGGAAGTTGCGCGGCGCGCAGCATCGTTTGGCATGACGCTCGTCGCCCACGATCCCTACGTCTCTCCCGCAATTGCGCACGATGCGAAGATCCGCCTCGCTGATCGCGACGAAGTGCTTGCAGTTGCGGATTACATCACGCTGCACGTTGGGTTGACGCCGCAGACGGCGAACATGATCAACGCGACAACGCTCGCCACGATGAAGAAGGGTGTGCGCATTGTGAACTGCGCGCGCGGCGAACTCATTGACGACGCCGCCCTCGCGGAAGCCGTGAAGTCCGGCCACGTCGGCGGAGCGGCACTCGATGTCTTTACCGAAGAGCCGTTGAAGGCATCGCCCTACCATGGCGTGCCCAACGTCATCCTCACCCCGCACATCGGCGGCTCCACTGCCGAAGCGCAAGATGCGGTAGGCGTGCAGATCGCGCATCAAGTCCGCGATTACCTGCAACGCGGCGTCGTGCAGAACGCAGTCAACATGCCGTCGCTCACCGAGCAGGAGTACGTCGCGCTGGAGCCATTCATCACCCTAGGCGAACGCCTCGGCAGCCTGCTCGCGCAGCTCGCGGAATCGCGCTTCGAAGAAATCGGCATCCGCTACACCGGCCCGCTCGCCGACTGGAAGACCGAGCTCATCCGCAATGCCAGCATCAAGGGCATCCTGCAGCACACCACCGACGAGAGCGTGAACGTCATCAACGCCAACTCCGTGGCTGAGACGCGCGGCATCCGTGTGCACGAGTCGAAGAAGGAGCACCCGTCGAGCGGCGCCGCCGCCAATGTGCTCGGCCTAACGGTCACGACGCCGAAGGGAACGCTCTCTGTACGAGGCACGGTGCTGCATGGCAATTCGCCGCGCCTGCTTTCGTTCGACAACATTGATGTGGAAGCCCCGCTCGAAGGGACGTTGCTGGTCATTCGCAACCGCGATATCCCCGGCGTAGTAGGACGCGTCGGCACCATCCTCGGCGAGCACGAAGTCAACATCGCAAACTTCGCGCTAGGCCGTCCCAGCGGCAACAGCGGCGGCAACGCCATCGCAGCGGTGCAGGTCGACGGCCCGCTGAAAGAGCCAGTCCTGCAACAGCTACGCCAGCAGAAAGCGATCCTGGCTGCGAATGTAGTGCAGTTCTAG
- a CDS encoding site-2 protease family protein: protein MRSWSIPIGRLFGVEVRLHLTFFFLLMFVWFAQSAANGTALAMRGLALVGLVFGSVVLHELGHALVAIRLGVKVRGIVLLPIGGITFMDDNAPHTRQTAARDIRISAAGPLINLGIGIGAAIACVGLLHMNLLARPLITPVNLTKSFVWANLFLGLFNLLPAYPMDGGRVLRSWYAQRMDYVQATRRAVTIGQTFAALFMVAGIWAPWLMMIGFFLFIGAQIEDRTAIFQSVLETVRIEEVMLTDFSTLSSADTLEDALHKAVHSLQDEFPVIRGSDLVGVISRQRILDALRGGNGYVQGVMNRGFQIAQKSETLAAIFRRIGTKGLSLVPVVDGDRLVGIVTMQNLTHSMALLAESRKLQRMEE, encoded by the coding sequence ATGCGAAGCTGGTCCATTCCGATAGGGCGATTGTTCGGCGTCGAGGTGCGACTGCACCTGACGTTCTTTTTCCTGCTGATGTTCGTGTGGTTTGCGCAGTCGGCGGCGAACGGAACGGCGCTGGCAATGCGCGGACTTGCGCTGGTGGGCCTGGTATTCGGCTCCGTGGTGCTGCATGAGTTGGGGCATGCACTGGTCGCGATCCGTCTCGGGGTGAAGGTGCGCGGCATTGTGCTGCTGCCCATCGGCGGCATCACGTTCATGGACGACAACGCGCCGCATACGCGACAGACGGCGGCACGCGACATTCGCATCAGCGCTGCGGGACCGCTGATCAATCTCGGGATAGGGATCGGCGCCGCGATTGCCTGCGTCGGGCTGTTGCACATGAACCTGCTCGCGCGGCCGCTGATTACGCCGGTGAACCTGACGAAGAGCTTCGTGTGGGCGAACCTGTTTCTCGGACTGTTTAATCTGCTGCCGGCGTATCCCATGGACGGCGGGCGCGTGCTTCGCTCCTGGTATGCGCAACGCATGGACTACGTGCAGGCCACGCGGCGGGCGGTGACGATCGGCCAGACCTTCGCAGCGCTGTTCATGGTCGCCGGGATCTGGGCGCCGTGGCTGATGATGATCGGCTTCTTCCTGTTTATCGGCGCGCAAATTGAAGATCGGACTGCGATCTTCCAATCAGTGCTGGAGACGGTGCGGATTGAAGAGGTCATGCTTACGGACTTCTCGACGCTGTCTTCAGCCGACACGCTTGAAGACGCGCTGCACAAGGCCGTGCACTCGTTGCAAGACGAATTCCCGGTGATTCGCGGCAGCGATCTGGTCGGCGTCATCTCGCGCCAACGCATTCTCGATGCGCTGCGCGGCGGCAATGGCTATGTGCAAGGCGTGATGAACCGAGGCTTCCAGATCGCACAGAAGTCCGAGACGCTGGCAGCAATCTTCCGGCGCATCGGAACCAAGGGCTTGAGCCTGGTGCCGGTGGTGGATGGCGATCGCCTCGTGGGCATCGTAACCATGCAGAATTTGACGCATTCGATGGCGCTGCTGGCGGAGTCGCGGAAATTGCAGAGGATGGAAGAGTAG
- the rsmD gene encoding 16S rRNA (guanine(966)-N(2))-methyltransferase RsmD yields the protein MRIISGKFRSRSLKTPQGMDVRPSSDRLRETLFNVLASGYQLEDSRWIDLFAGTGAVGLEALSRGAGYIYFVEKAPKIARITQENVKSLDAQDQAEVLTSDANAGLRQLEGIDPVDYVFLDPPYREEGAYLGVLRILSDSPLLKPSAIVIAEHTKHFDPGDGVGALQRYRSLKQGDAVLSFYRRAT from the coding sequence ATGCGGATCATCTCCGGGAAATTTCGCAGCCGTTCGTTGAAGACGCCGCAAGGCATGGACGTCCGCCCATCCTCCGACCGCCTCCGCGAAACGTTGTTCAACGTCCTCGCCTCCGGCTACCAACTCGAAGACTCCCGCTGGATCGATTTATTTGCCGGAACTGGTGCTGTCGGACTGGAAGCTCTCAGCCGCGGTGCTGGATACATCTACTTTGTGGAGAAAGCGCCGAAGATCGCGCGCATTACGCAGGAGAACGTGAAAAGTCTTGATGCGCAAGATCAAGCCGAGGTTCTTACCAGCGATGCCAACGCAGGATTGCGCCAATTGGAGGGAATCGATCCGGTGGACTATGTATTTCTCGATCCGCCGTATCGCGAAGAGGGCGCGTATCTCGGAGTGCTGCGAATTCTCAGCGACTCTCCGCTGCTCAAGCCAAGCGCGATCGTCATCGCCGAACACACCAAGCACTTCGATCCCGGCGACGGCGTCGGTGCACTCCAGCGCTACCGCTCGCTGAAGCAGGGCGACGCCGTGCTGAGCTTCTATCGCCGAGCTACATAA
- a CDS encoding bifunctional folylpolyglutamate synthase/dihydrofolate synthase, producing the protein MTYETAVEALYQLGHELAGTPSHKFDLAHMRVLLDALAHPERRFASVLIAGTNGKGSTAATLSSILLAAGYKTGLYTSPHLVKINERFRINGSQVNDAEFTAAYEHVETLASALVETKALPWHPSFFEMLTAMAFELFARAGIQIAVLEVGMGGRLDATNVVEPLISVIADISLDHQKFLGNTIAEIAAEKAGIIKPNGTVVTLPQHPAANDVIGHAILDHQAKGISAVKHMPPMAPGSADYRDVEGRNRYPLEVMNEIIEVNSPLPGRHQLRNLALAITTAEELARFGFPVTSKQIEQGIRETRWAGRFQVISAEKNALKRELIFDVAHNPDGAWALRSALSDKIAERPLTLVFGAMHDKAFREMVQILFPTAQQVIVTQAKNPRAATTAELAEVAKEVGTEVVQCASVEAAVHKAPELTAENGVIVVTGSIFVVGEAMNALQVET; encoded by the coding sequence ATGACCTACGAAACCGCTGTCGAAGCGCTCTACCAGCTCGGCCACGAGCTCGCGGGCACGCCCTCGCACAAGTTCGATCTCGCACACATGCGCGTGCTCCTCGACGCCCTCGCGCATCCCGAACGCCGCTTCGCCAGCGTGCTCATTGCGGGCACCAACGGCAAAGGTTCCACCGCCGCCACGTTGTCTTCGATCCTTCTCGCCGCCGGATACAAGACCGGCCTCTACACTTCGCCGCACCTCGTCAAGATCAACGAACGATTCCGCATCAACGGCTCGCAGGTCAATGACGCCGAATTTACCGCCGCTTACGAGCACGTCGAAACCCTCGCCAGCGCACTGGTCGAGACCAAAGCGCTCCCGTGGCATCCCAGCTTTTTCGAGATGCTCACCGCCATGGCCTTCGAACTCTTCGCGCGCGCCGGAATCCAGATCGCGGTGCTCGAAGTCGGCATGGGCGGCCGCCTCGACGCAACCAACGTCGTCGAGCCGCTGATCTCGGTCATCGCCGACATCTCGCTCGATCACCAGAAATTTCTCGGCAACACCATCGCCGAAATCGCCGCCGAAAAAGCCGGCATCATCAAGCCCAACGGCACCGTCGTCACGCTGCCGCAGCATCCCGCCGCCAACGACGTCATCGGCCACGCGATCCTCGATCATCAAGCCAAGGGCATCAGTGCGGTGAAGCACATGCCGCCGATGGCGCCCGGCTCCGCGGATTATCGCGATGTCGAAGGCCGCAACCGCTATCCGCTCGAAGTGATGAACGAAATCATCGAAGTTAACTCCCCGCTTCCCGGACGCCACCAGCTCCGCAACCTGGCGCTCGCCATCACCACCGCAGAAGAACTAGCGCGCTTCGGATTCCCCGTTACGTCGAAACAGATCGAGCAAGGCATTCGCGAAACCCGCTGGGCCGGCCGCTTCCAGGTAATCTCCGCCGAAAAGAATGCCCTAAAACGCGAGTTGATCTTCGATGTCGCCCACAACCCCGACGGCGCCTGGGCACTCCGCTCCGCATTATCCGACAAGATCGCTGAGCGTCCGCTAACCCTCGTCTTCGGCGCCATGCACGACAAGGCCTTCCGCGAGATGGTGCAGATCCTCTTCCCCACCGCCCAGCAAGTCATCGTGACGCAAGCCAAGAATCCCCGTGCCGCCACCACCGCCGAACTCGCCGAAGTTGCCAAGGAAGTTGGAACCGAAGTCGTCCAATGCGCCAGTGTCGAAGCCGCGGTTCACAAGGCCCCTGAGCTTACGGCGGAAAATGGCGTGATCGTCGTAACCGGCTCCATCTTCGTCGTTGGCGAAGCCATGAACGCGCTTCAGGTAGAAACCTAA
- a CDS encoding lysophospholipid acyltransferase family protein — MPALLSRLRSYFFYVPMVYLYTAIMGAGSLISSLFDRDGRIQHWFARTWSKMILGTASCPVTIINPEKLYVGGAAVYVVNHLSAFDIPTLYAALPFQFRIMAKKELFRYPVLGWHLSRSGQIPIERENARASLKSLMKASDTLKAGTSMVVFPEGGRSPNGQLQPFLGGSFYVAIKAQKPIVPMALIGTYEALPMNSFHIRPRAFQLVIGDAISTAGYAPREMDKLAALAEDAVAELYYSRSTIERPATEPADEALRHAQLTESPEGQG, encoded by the coding sequence ATGCCTGCCTTGCTAAGCCGGTTACGGTCCTATTTCTTCTATGTCCCGATGGTGTATCTCTACACCGCGATCATGGGCGCAGGCTCGCTCATCTCCTCGCTCTTCGATCGCGACGGCCGCATCCAGCACTGGTTCGCGCGCACCTGGTCGAAGATGATCCTCGGCACCGCCAGCTGTCCCGTCACCATCATCAATCCTGAAAAGCTCTACGTCGGCGGCGCCGCGGTGTATGTCGTCAACCATCTCTCCGCGTTCGACATTCCCACCCTCTACGCCGCGCTGCCCTTCCAGTTCCGCATCATGGCGAAGAAAGAACTCTTCCGCTACCCCGTGCTCGGCTGGCATCTTTCGCGCTCCGGGCAAATCCCCATCGAACGCGAGAACGCACGTGCCTCGCTCAAGAGCCTGATGAAGGCCAGCGACACGCTGAAGGCCGGCACCTCCATGGTCGTCTTCCCCGAGGGTGGACGCTCGCCCAATGGCCAGCTCCAGCCCTTCCTCGGCGGATCGTTTTACGTCGCCATCAAGGCGCAGAAGCCCATCGTGCCCATGGCGCTCATCGGCACCTACGAAGCGTTGCCGATGAACAGTTTCCACATCCGTCCGCGCGCGTTCCAACTTGTCATTGGCGATGCCATCTCCACTGCCGGCTACGCTCCGCGAGAGATGGATAAACTCGCCGCGCTTGCGGAAGACGCAGTCGCTGAGTTGTACTATTCCCGCTCGACGATCGAGCGCCCGGCCACCGAGCCGGCAGACGAAGCCCTGCGCCACGCGCAACTCACGGAATCTCCCGAGGGACAAGGATGA
- a CDS encoding gamma-glutamyl-gamma-aminobutyrate hydrolase family protein yields the protein MSSTKPRIAIPEPHSSRQYTGKRLQDYVAPIEAAGGEAVIIELALPSAEQAHRMKSCDAVLLPGSPADLDPEKYGEVKDPHTAAADVARDNADELLLQDAYNMRKPVFGICYGVQSLNVWRTGSLVQHIESKIAHEVKHEARAHTVEVKPATMLAKIAAEAEPNVAEHWVNSSHHQSLATLGDGLQLAATSPHDGVVEAVEGTAPDQWVLGVQWHPERTYKEDKFSRLLFERFLAEARRWHEQFAAKKNDFEAVR from the coding sequence ATGAGTTCCACTAAGCCACGCATCGCCATCCCCGAGCCGCATTCCTCGCGCCAATACACCGGCAAGCGCCTGCAGGATTACGTCGCTCCCATCGAAGCCGCAGGTGGCGAAGCGGTCATCATCGAACTGGCACTCCCGTCGGCTGAGCAGGCGCACCGAATGAAATCCTGCGATGCGGTGCTCCTCCCCGGCAGCCCAGCCGATCTCGATCCCGAAAAGTACGGCGAGGTAAAAGACCCGCATACCGCTGCCGCCGATGTCGCGCGCGACAACGCTGACGAACTCCTGCTGCAAGATGCCTACAACATGCGCAAGCCGGTGTTCGGCATTTGCTACGGCGTGCAATCGCTCAACGTCTGGCGGACCGGCTCCCTCGTGCAGCACATAGAGAGCAAGATTGCGCACGAAGTGAAGCACGAAGCCCGCGCGCACACCGTAGAGGTCAAGCCCGCAACCATGCTCGCAAAGATCGCCGCTGAAGCCGAGCCGAACGTTGCAGAGCATTGGGTGAACTCGTCGCACCATCAGTCGCTCGCCACCCTCGGCGATGGTCTTCAACTCGCAGCAACGTCGCCGCACGATGGCGTCGTTGAAGCTGTCGAAGGCACTGCGCCCGACCAGTGGGTGCTCGGCGTGCAATGGCATCCTGAGCGCACGTACAAAGAAGACAAATTCTCTCGCCTGCTCTTCGAGCGCTTCCTCGCCGAAGCCCGGCGCTGGCACGAACAATTCGCCGCAAAGAAAAACGACTTCGAGGCGGTGCGATAA
- a CDS encoding SDR family NAD(P)-dependent oxidoreductase codes for MSVPMSLNGKVALVTGGSRGIGAAIVRLFVQAGAKVVFNYQRAADAANQLVAELGVDHCFAVQADLSNIASAGPLVEAAVAKFGAVDIMVANHGLWPPEDIPINEIPDEHWRNTLSINLDSVFGLIKHTVAQMKQQGRGGHIVLISSTSGQRGEAFHVDYSASKGALISMTKGLATELARYGIYVNAVAPGWVNTDMSASTLVDPKADALIYQQIPLGRVGKPEEIAAPVLFLCTPMAGFITGEIFNVNGGAVLVG; via the coding sequence ATGTCCGTTCCCATGTCCTTAAACGGCAAAGTAGCGCTCGTCACCGGAGGCTCACGCGGTATCGGCGCCGCCATCGTGCGTCTCTTCGTGCAGGCCGGCGCGAAAGTCGTCTTCAACTATCAGCGCGCCGCCGACGCCGCCAACCAGCTCGTCGCAGAACTCGGTGTTGACCATTGCTTCGCGGTCCAGGCTGATCTCAGCAACATCGCCTCGGCTGGGCCGCTGGTGGAAGCCGCCGTCGCCAAGTTCGGTGCCGTCGACATCATGGTCGCCAACCACGGCCTGTGGCCGCCCGAAGATATCCCCATCAACGAGATCCCCGACGAGCACTGGCGCAACACGCTCTCCATCAATCTCGATTCCGTCTTCGGCCTCATCAAGCACACCGTCGCGCAAATGAAGCAGCAGGGCCGCGGCGGCCACATCGTGCTGATCAGTTCCACCTCCGGCCAACGCGGCGAGGCTTTCCACGTGGACTATTCCGCGTCCAAAGGCGCGCTTATCTCCATGACCAAGGGCCTGGCAACCGAGCTGGCTCGCTACGGAATCTACGTGAACGCGGTCGCGCCCGGGTGGGTTAATACCGATATGTCCGCGTCAACCCTGGTCGATCCCAAGGCCGACGCCCTGATCTACCAGCAGATTCCTCTCGGCCGCGTCGGTAAGCCGGAAGAGATCGCCGCGCCGGTGCTGTTCCTCTGTACCCCGATGGCCGGCTTCATCACCGGCGAAATATTTAACGTGAACGGTGGGGCCGTGCTCGTCGGATAA
- a CDS encoding NADPH-dependent F420 reductase, protein MKIGILGSGAVGQTLGSGFLKHGHEVMLGSRDPRKSEVQAWVKANAGAKAGAFAEVAAFGEFLVLATLGVAAEHALEIAGLANLAGKTVMDACNPIAEGTPPQEGVLKFFTGPNESLAETLQQKFPKAHIVKAFNSVGAARMVNPHFEEGVPTMFYCGDDDAAKKQVAKLIQELGWEPFDCGGIIAARAIEPLCMLWCIPGFTRNQWTHAFKLLVK, encoded by the coding sequence ATGAAGATCGGAATTCTTGGTTCTGGCGCCGTTGGACAAACTTTGGGATCTGGCTTCCTGAAGCACGGGCACGAAGTCATGCTCGGCTCGCGTGATCCTCGGAAATCGGAAGTACAGGCGTGGGTGAAAGCAAATGCTGGCGCGAAAGCCGGCGCCTTCGCCGAGGTTGCCGCGTTTGGCGAATTCCTGGTGTTGGCTACGCTCGGCGTCGCGGCCGAACATGCGCTGGAGATCGCGGGACTGGCAAACCTTGCCGGCAAGACCGTGATGGATGCGTGCAATCCCATCGCGGAAGGGACGCCGCCGCAGGAAGGCGTTTTAAAGTTCTTCACTGGGCCGAATGAATCGCTGGCCGAGACGCTGCAACAGAAGTTTCCCAAGGCGCACATCGTGAAAGCGTTCAACAGCGTCGGAGCCGCGCGGATGGTGAATCCACACTTCGAAGAAGGCGTGCCCACAATGTTCTATTGCGGCGATGACGACGCGGCGAAGAAGCAGGTCGCCAAATTGATCCAGGAACTCGGATGGGAACCCTTCGACTGCGGTGGAATTATCGCGGCACGAGCGATTGAGCCGTTGTGCATGCTGTGGTGCATTCCCGGGTTCACCCGAAACCAGTGGACGCACGCGTTCAAGCTGCTGGTGAAGTAG